A genomic segment from Desulfonatronum lacustre DSM 10312 encodes:
- a CDS encoding GGDEF domain-containing protein, with protein sequence MTRCDQTTTPDKFVARADEQLYREKSQGRNRVCLALGMDDFAKSTC encoded by the coding sequence ATGACTCGCTGCGACCAGACCACCACGCCGGATAAGTTCGTGGCCCGGGCCGACGAACAGCTTTACCGGGAGAAATCCCAGGGTCGAAACCGGGTCTGCCTTGCCCTGGGGATGGATGATTTCGCGAAATCAACGTGCTGA
- a CDS encoding phosphate/phosphite/phosphonate ABC transporter substrate-binding protein, giving the protein MRRIFLICLAIMVFPFTVSTAAGELRLAVYPMTDPQKLLPPMRILAEYLSDRTGETITPTITRDYNEMVLRLEDRSVDIAWLNPVNYLKLKERLPALQYIATYMEFNQDAGEVIPYYHSYIITLKESAITELSQAQDKRMGFTDTGSTSGYAYPAMMLRNLGIEPETYFRNVFFLKRHDRIIEALVAGSIDLGAVSDGTYHSAVQTHGDIFRVLLKSDPIPLDAIVSPGHINPERAAMYQEALDAMPLDHPFNTAMKEMVGWPAAGFSVLDDSLYDGFREALR; this is encoded by the coding sequence ATGCGACGCATTTTTCTGATTTGCCTGGCCATCATGGTTTTCCCGTTCACCGTCTCCACGGCGGCCGGGGAGTTGCGCCTCGCCGTCTACCCCATGACCGACCCCCAGAAACTGCTTCCGCCCATGCGCATCCTGGCCGAGTACCTCAGCGATCGGACCGGGGAAACCATCACCCCGACCATCACCCGTGACTACAATGAAATGGTCCTGCGCCTGGAGGACCGCTCCGTGGATATCGCCTGGCTCAACCCGGTCAACTACCTCAAACTCAAAGAGCGGCTGCCCGCCCTGCAATATATCGCCACCTACATGGAATTCAACCAGGACGCCGGGGAGGTCATCCCCTACTACCACTCCTACATTATCACCTTGAAAGAGAGCGCGATCACGGAATTATCCCAGGCCCAGGACAAAAGAATGGGTTTCACGGACACGGGGTCCACCTCCGGCTACGCCTACCCGGCCATGATGCTCCGCAACCTGGGCATTGAGCCGGAGACGTACTTCCGCAACGTCTTTTTCCTCAAACGCCACGACCGGATCATCGAGGCCCTGGTGGCCGGCTCCATCGACCTGGGCGCGGTTTCCGACGGAACCTACCACAGCGCGGTTCAGACCCACGGAGACATCTTCCGGGTCCTGCTCAAATCCGACCCCATCCCTCTGGACGCCATCGTTTCACCGGGCCACATCAACCCGGAGCGGGCGGCCATGTACCAAGAAGCCCTGGACGCCATGCCACTGGACCATCCCTTCAATACGGCCATGAAAGAGATGGTCGGCTGGCCCGCGGCCGGTTTTTCCGTGCTGGACGATTCCCTGTACGACGGCTTCCGCGAAGCCCTCCGTTAG
- the cysK gene encoding cysteine synthase A: MARIYDDNSLSIGNTPLVRLQRIIPNKKVKVLAKVEGRNPAYSVKCRIGASMIWDAEKRGLLGPDTEIIEPTSGNTGIALAYVCAAKGYKLTLTMPETMSVERRRVLAAFGARLILTPGPEGMKGAVARAEALAAEDPKRWFLPQQFMNPANPAIHEVTTGPEIWNDTDGEIDVLISGVGTGGTISGISRFIKHQKGRQILSVAVEPRESQVISQTLAGEELKPGPHKIQGIGAGFIPKTLDLSVVDRVEAVESMEAVEFARRLALEEGLLCGISCGAAAAAAARLSTQPEFEGKTMVVILPDAGERYLSTVLFEGVG; encoded by the coding sequence ATGGCCCGCATTTATGACGACAATTCCCTGTCCATCGGCAATACGCCTCTGGTCCGGCTGCAACGGATCATCCCCAACAAGAAGGTCAAGGTTCTGGCCAAAGTCGAGGGCCGCAACCCGGCCTATTCGGTGAAATGCCGCATCGGCGCGTCCATGATCTGGGACGCGGAAAAGCGTGGTCTGCTGGGACCGGACACGGAGATCATCGAACCCACCAGCGGCAACACCGGCATCGCCCTGGCCTACGTGTGCGCGGCCAAGGGCTACAAGCTGACCCTGACCATGCCCGAGACCATGAGCGTGGAGCGGCGGCGGGTCCTGGCCGCGTTCGGCGCGAGGCTGATCCTGACCCCGGGGCCGGAAGGCATGAAGGGGGCCGTGGCCCGGGCCGAAGCCCTGGCCGCGGAAGACCCCAAGCGTTGGTTTCTGCCGCAGCAGTTCATGAACCCGGCCAATCCGGCCATTCACGAGGTCACCACCGGCCCGGAGATCTGGAACGACACCGACGGGGAGATCGACGTGCTGATCTCCGGCGTGGGCACCGGCGGGACCATCAGCGGCATCTCCCGGTTCATCAAGCACCAGAAGGGCAGGCAGATTCTGTCCGTGGCCGTGGAACCCAGGGAAAGCCAGGTGATCTCCCAAACCCTGGCCGGAGAGGAACTCAAACCCGGCCCGCACAAGATCCAGGGCATCGGCGCGGGCTTCATCCCCAAGACCCTGGACCTGTCCGTGGTGGACAGGGTCGAAGCGGTGGAAAGCATGGAGGCCGTGGAGTTCGCCCGCCGCCTGGCCCTGGAAGAGGGTCTGCTCTGCGGCATCTCCTGCGGCGCCGCCGCGGCCGCCGCGGCCCGCCTGTCCACCCAGCCGGAATTCGAAGGCAAAACCATGGTGGTCATCCTGCCCGATGCCGGAGAGCGCTACCTGTCCACCGTGTTGTTTGAGGGTGTAGGTTGA
- a CDS encoding AAA family ATPase — MKKLPIGIQTFENMIRENFAYVDKTSFVAGLRDEGKYYFLSRPRRFGKSLLLSTIKAAFQGKKELFQGLYLEHNWDWETVHPVVHVSFGSGVTRSLDELQGAFSYILDEHAKAYAITSVYTDLRTRFADLIKTLHDTFGRQVVILVDEYDKPILDNGLPDRRGIRARGAEHCRVCVGRGGEKVERAPPLADVATNFKPGLDAVSFANYVY; from the coding sequence ATGAAAAAACTGCCCATCGGCATCCAGACGTTCGAGAATATGATTCGAGAGAACTTCGCGTATGTCGATAAAACTTCGTTTGTCGCCGGACTTCGCGATGAGGGGAAATACTACTTCCTCTCCCGGCCCCGACGTTTCGGAAAAAGCCTCTTGCTCAGCACCATCAAGGCCGCGTTTCAGGGCAAGAAGGAGCTGTTCCAGGGGCTGTATCTGGAACACAATTGGGACTGGGAGACCGTCCATCCGGTGGTTCATGTCAGCTTCGGCTCCGGGGTGACGCGCAGCCTGGATGAGCTCCAAGGGGCGTTTTCCTATATCCTGGATGAGCATGCCAAGGCCTACGCGATCACCTCGGTTTACACGGACCTGCGAACCCGGTTTGCCGACTTGATCAAGACCCTGCACGACACATTTGGTCGACAGGTAGTGATTCTGGTGGACGAGTACGACAAGCCGATCCTGGACAACGGTCTACCTGATCGGCGTGGAATTCGAGCCCGAGGAGCGGAACATTGCCGGGTTTGCGTGGGAAGAGGTGGAGAAAAGGTAGAGCGCGCTCCACCTCTTGCTGATGTTGCCACCAACTTCAAACCGGGACTTGACGCCGTTTCTTTCGCCAACTATGTCTACTGA
- a CDS encoding O-acetylhomoserine aminocarboxypropyltransferase/cysteine synthase family protein, with the protein MNGLETIALHAGQVPDPTTGARAVPIYQTTSYVFRDSAHAANLFALKEFGNIYTRIMNPTTDVFEKRIAAIEGGTGALATASGMAAITYALLTITQVGDEIVAGDNLYGGTYQLFHHTMPKLGRTVRFVDADDVEAFRAAITDKTRALYIETIGNPKLNVPDFEALAQVAHDAEIPLIVDNTVGVGLFRPFDHGADIVVSSATKYIGGHGTSIGGVIVDSGKFAWNNGKFPEFTEPDPGYHGLVYWDALGDVPGMGNVAFILKARVSWLRDTGAALSPFNAHQFLIGLETLTLRQARHSQNALEMARWLAAHPSVAWVNYPGLPDSPNHAMAGRYLKKGFGGILGFGIKGGTQAATRFIDSVQLLSHLANIGDAKTLVIHPASTTHQQLTAEEQAATGVTQDYIRLSVGLEHVDDLKADMDQALRKAVG; encoded by the coding sequence ATGAACGGACTGGAAACCATCGCCCTACACGCCGGGCAAGTACCGGACCCGACCACCGGGGCTCGGGCCGTGCCCATCTACCAAACCACTTCCTACGTGTTCCGGGACAGCGCCCATGCCGCGAATCTTTTCGCGCTCAAGGAGTTCGGCAACATCTACACCCGGATCATGAACCCCACCACAGACGTCTTCGAGAAGCGCATCGCTGCCATCGAGGGCGGCACCGGAGCCCTGGCCACGGCCTCGGGCATGGCGGCCATCACCTACGCCCTGCTGACCATCACCCAGGTCGGCGACGAGATCGTGGCTGGCGACAACCTCTACGGCGGCACGTACCAGCTCTTTCACCACACCATGCCCAAACTGGGCCGGACCGTGCGCTTCGTGGACGCCGACGACGTGGAGGCGTTTCGCGCGGCCATCACCGACAAAACCCGGGCCCTGTACATCGAGACCATCGGCAATCCCAAGCTGAACGTACCGGATTTCGAGGCCCTGGCCCAGGTGGCTCACGACGCCGAAATCCCGCTGATCGTGGACAACACCGTGGGCGTCGGCCTGTTCCGGCCTTTTGACCACGGCGCGGACATCGTCGTGTCCTCGGCCACCAAGTACATCGGCGGCCACGGGACCTCCATCGGCGGGGTGATCGTGGATTCCGGCAAGTTCGCCTGGAACAACGGCAAGTTTCCGGAATTCACCGAGCCGGATCCGGGCTATCACGGGCTGGTCTACTGGGACGCCCTGGGCGACGTCCCGGGCATGGGCAACGTGGCCTTCATCCTCAAGGCCCGGGTCAGTTGGCTGCGGGACACCGGGGCGGCGCTGAGCCCTTTCAACGCCCACCAATTCCTGATCGGCCTGGAAACCCTGACCCTGCGCCAGGCGCGTCACTCTCAAAACGCCCTGGAAATGGCCCGCTGGCTCGCCGCCCATCCCTCCGTGGCCTGGGTCAATTACCCCGGCCTGCCGGACAGCCCGAACCACGCCATGGCCGGCAGATATCTCAAGAAGGGCTTCGGCGGCATTCTCGGCTTCGGAATCAAGGGCGGCACACAGGCCGCGACGCGATTCATCGATTCGGTCCAGTTGCTCTCGCACCTGGCCAACATCGGCGACGCCAAGACCCTGGTCATCCATCCGGCCTCCACCACGCACCAGCAATTGACCGCCGAGGAGCAGGCCGCCACCGGCGTGACCCAAGACTATATCCGCTTGTCCGTGGGCCTGGAACACGTGGACGACCTCAAGGCCGATATGGACCAAGCCCTGCGCAAGGCCGTCGGCTAG
- a CDS encoding hybrid sensor histidine kinase/response regulator, whose protein sequence is MALSVKIMLLVLVPFSLLLGVNTLFIRQSALLHDQALEDRADLQALAVQHSVNSLIQEADFSATVLASSADVAHAVETSDNHMLFEWSNQLRGRSDMVVVTDTVGTVLARAPDEFRFGDDRSELKAIRRTLQEGQYRNTDIVDGKLSWVSGQRIDKYDDISLGAVLMVIHITPELLRTFTDHPNITLEFREGDQLIASAPQPGDIRHQRYIWRDQLGDPRSPSRMTMYLSEDTADLSLAQLKRQMFIGPLLTGTILLLGLIFFLRRYMRPYSLVVDAMLGHAERPEDAGAFRTNLRVLGRDPDHGAGRIARALLRLLDQIAEGTAKNERYTCELTEAMEALREKERSLQSMTDNLPGFVYRCRNDPNWAMLHVSAGCFQITGHHPEDFLSGRVVFNQLIVPELREQIWHKWQPILTNRDVFEEEFPIIRADGGKRWIWERGRGVFSNDGELLFLEGFIMDVTDRRLAEEQLRHLNDDLRRAAENAELLARQAEAASRAKSDFLANMSHEIRTPMNAIIGMSHLALLTELTPKQKDYMAKIDFAAKSLLGIINDILDFSKIEAGKITLEHTPFRLRDVLNNMVSMVGFASREKQITLDVTVDPNTPDLFVGDPLRLGQVLTNLTINAVKFTLRGGVRVHVEQIRKDDVHGSRRNGKPESVELLFTIQDTGVGIEPEKLPSLFQPFWQADTSTTRKFGGTGLGLPISKQFVEMMGGTIRAESEPGKGSTFSFTVRLDLADPAAIEQNHTPPSETRSAHEIADASRLSGRRVLVVEDNALNRDLLVELLTDLGLSVDIAVNGQEGLRRATSEQYDLILMDIQMPLVDGLEATKRIRAFEVHEEVHGSRFNGSAVDGIGVGAHRGAPDGVAPNATYSGATRAPTVNREPGTVNHDRRTPIIAMTAHAMVDDRRKSLDAGMDDHLTKPVEPEVLRQALLHWIPAKGGSRGLEARSQESEVDSQEMNGGMIANPPLQPSAFPPQPSLPLSLPPFDIPRALARCNGKTALLRKLLLSFGKEYEGAMARLRGLIKEGDTADARILAHSLKGVAATLEARDLSEASKAVEMALRADQTVDLDQLLSRMEAELNTALDAVKRLAESSGDPLPELSGTASATASNGSLDRDSNVTSSPFRRRLP, encoded by the coding sequence ATGGCCCTGAGCGTGAAGATCATGCTGTTGGTACTGGTCCCCTTCAGCCTCTTGCTGGGGGTGAATACGCTGTTCATTCGCCAGTCCGCGCTGCTCCACGACCAAGCTCTGGAGGACCGGGCCGATCTGCAGGCCCTGGCCGTCCAACACTCCGTAAACAGCCTGATTCAGGAAGCCGACTTTTCGGCCACGGTGCTGGCCTCTTCCGCCGACGTCGCCCATGCCGTGGAGACGTCGGACAACCACATGCTTTTCGAATGGAGCAACCAGCTTCGAGGGCGAAGCGACATGGTCGTGGTCACGGATACCGTCGGAACGGTCCTGGCAAGGGCCCCGGACGAGTTTCGTTTCGGGGACGACCGCTCCGAACTGAAAGCGATCCGGCGGACCCTGCAAGAGGGCCAATACCGCAATACCGACATCGTGGACGGGAAGCTGAGCTGGGTTTCCGGGCAAAGAATCGACAAGTACGACGACATCTCCCTGGGCGCGGTCCTGATGGTCATCCACATCACCCCGGAACTGCTCCGGACGTTTACGGATCACCCAAACATCACCCTGGAATTCCGGGAAGGCGACCAACTCATCGCGTCCGCTCCGCAGCCGGGGGACATCCGCCATCAGCGCTATATCTGGCGAGACCAGCTCGGCGATCCCCGCAGTCCGTCCCGGATGACCATGTACCTGAGCGAAGACACGGCGGACCTAAGCCTGGCTCAGCTCAAACGGCAGATGTTCATCGGACCGCTGTTGACCGGTACGATTCTCCTGCTGGGCTTGATCTTCTTTCTACGCCGCTACATGCGCCCCTATTCCCTGGTCGTGGATGCCATGCTCGGCCATGCCGAACGCCCCGAAGACGCCGGAGCGTTCCGGACCAATCTGCGAGTCTTGGGACGGGACCCCGATCACGGAGCGGGTCGGATCGCTCGGGCCCTGCTTCGACTCCTGGATCAAATCGCCGAAGGGACCGCAAAAAACGAACGTTATACCTGTGAACTAACCGAGGCCATGGAGGCCCTGCGGGAAAAAGAACGTTCCCTGCAAAGCATGACCGACAACCTACCCGGATTCGTCTACCGGTGTCGCAACGACCCGAACTGGGCCATGCTCCACGTCAGCGCCGGATGCTTTCAGATCACCGGGCACCACCCCGAGGACTTTCTCTCCGGTCGCGTCGTGTTCAACCAGCTGATCGTGCCGGAGCTGCGCGAGCAAATCTGGCACAAATGGCAACCGATTCTCACCAACCGGGATGTCTTTGAGGAAGAGTTCCCCATCATCCGCGCGGATGGAGGCAAGCGCTGGATCTGGGAACGGGGCCGGGGCGTCTTTTCCAACGATGGCGAACTGCTGTTTCTGGAAGGCTTCATCATGGACGTTACGGATCGCCGTTTGGCCGAAGAACAGCTCAGACACTTGAACGACGATCTCCGTAGGGCGGCCGAAAACGCTGAACTGCTGGCCCGCCAGGCCGAGGCGGCCAGCCGGGCAAAAAGCGACTTCCTGGCCAATATGAGCCACGAAATCCGCACGCCCATGAACGCGATCATCGGCATGTCCCATCTGGCCCTCCTCACGGAACTGACGCCCAAGCAAAAGGACTACATGGCCAAGATCGATTTCGCGGCCAAATCCTTGCTGGGCATTATCAACGATATCCTGGACTTTTCCAAGATCGAGGCCGGCAAAATAACACTGGAGCACACGCCCTTTCGCTTACGGGACGTTTTGAACAACATGGTGTCCATGGTCGGATTCGCGTCTCGGGAAAAGCAGATCACCCTGGACGTCACCGTTGACCCGAACACACCGGACCTCTTTGTCGGCGACCCCCTGCGCCTCGGCCAGGTGCTGACCAACTTGACCATCAATGCCGTCAAGTTCACGCTGCGAGGCGGGGTGCGGGTGCACGTGGAACAGATTCGTAAGGACGACGTTCACGGTTCACGACGAAACGGCAAGCCCGAAAGCGTTGAGCTGCTTTTCACCATCCAGGACACGGGCGTCGGCATCGAACCGGAGAAGCTGCCCAGTCTTTTCCAGCCTTTCTGGCAGGCGGACACCTCCACGACGCGCAAGTTCGGCGGCACCGGCCTGGGCTTGCCCATCAGCAAGCAGTTCGTGGAAATGATGGGCGGGACCATCCGGGCGGAAAGCGAACCAGGCAAGGGCAGCACCTTCTCCTTCACGGTCCGCCTCGATCTCGCCGACCCCGCCGCCATCGAGCAAAATCACACGCCACCCTCCGAAACCCGCTCAGCGCATGAAATCGCCGACGCCTCCCGCCTATCCGGTCGGCGCGTGCTGGTGGTGGAGGACAATGCGCTGAACCGGGACTTGCTCGTGGAACTGTTGACCGACCTGGGCCTGTCCGTGGACATCGCGGTCAACGGCCAAGAAGGCTTGCGCCGGGCGACATCGGAACAGTACGACCTGATCCTGATGGACATTCAAATGCCGTTGGTGGACGGGCTGGAAGCGACGAAGCGCATTCGCGCATTCGAGGTTCATGAAGAGGTTCACGGTTCACGGTTCAACGGTTCAGCGGTTGACGGTATTGGTGTAGGGGCGCACCGCGGTGCGCCCGACGGAGTCGCGCCAAATGCAACATATTCCGGCGCTACCCGGGCCCCAACCGTGAACCGTGAACCCGGAACCGTGAACCATGATCGGCGAACGCCGATCATCGCCATGACCGCCCATGCCATGGTCGACGACCGCCGAAAAAGCCTGGACGCCGGCATGGACGACCACCTGACCAAGCCTGTGGAGCCGGAAGTGCTCAGGCAGGCCTTGTTGCACTGGATACCCGCGAAAGGTGGAAGTCGGGGGTTAGAGGCCAGGAGTCAGGAGTCAGAGGTCGACAGTCAGGAAATGAATGGCGGAATGATCGCGAATCCTCCCCTTCAACCCTCAGCCTTCCCCCCCCAGCCCTCCCTTCCCCTCTCCCTGCCGCCCTTCGATATTCCCAGAGCTTTGGCGCGCTGCAACGGCAAAACGGCCCTGCTGCGCAAACTGCTGCTCTCTTTCGGGAAGGAGTACGAGGGCGCCATGGCCCGATTGCGTGGGCTGATCAAGGAAGGAGACACCGCCGATGCCCGGATATTGGCCCATTCCCTGAAAGGCGTGGCCGCGACGCTGGAGGCCCGCGACCTGTCGGAAGCGTCCAAGGCCGTGGAAATGGCCCTGCGGGCCGACCAAACCGTCGACCTGGACCAGTTGTTGAGCCGGATGGAGGCCGAACTGAACACCGCCCTGGACGCGGTCAAGCGCCTTGCAGAGTCGTCCGGCGATCCACTTCCCGAACTGTCCGGCACGGCCTCCGCGACCGCGTCGAACGGGTCACTGGACCGCGATTCGAATGTGACATCATCACCATTCAGGAGGCGACTCCCATGA
- a CDS encoding RrF2 family transcriptional regulator translates to MKIPTKIRYGLRFLLDVAEHGDQGVVTLREASRRQGISQKYLWQVVAPLKSAGLITAERGKDGGFRLAREPGDVTIRDVYTAIEGDCALVGCLTRPETCPRHEHCEVRDVWDEISQGLGDLMQGISLEQILERERKRRTAQGPDYSI, encoded by the coding sequence ATGAAGATACCCACGAAAATTCGGTACGGGCTGCGCTTTCTGCTGGACGTGGCCGAGCACGGCGACCAGGGCGTGGTCACCCTGCGCGAGGCGTCGCGGCGGCAGGGCATTTCCCAGAAGTACCTCTGGCAGGTGGTGGCGCCGTTGAAGTCCGCGGGTTTGATCACTGCGGAACGGGGCAAGGACGGCGGGTTCCGGCTGGCCCGCGAGCCCGGCGATGTGACGATCCGGGACGTGTACACGGCCATTGAGGGAGACTGCGCTTTGGTGGGGTGCCTGACCCGGCCCGAAACGTGTCCACGCCACGAGCACTGCGAAGTCCGCGATGTCTGGGATGAAATCAGCCAAGGACTGGGGGATCTGATGCAAGGGATCTCCCTGGAACAGATTCTGGAGCGGGAAAGGAAGCGGCGAACCGCCCAGGGACCGGATTACAGCATCTGA
- the alr gene encoding alanine racemase, with product MPIDSNLLRVTVDLGAIQDNFRLLRSRGTGLIAVIKSDAYGHGLIPVAKALAESGADCFAVGTVAEATRLRPEVRGTVFALLGPQSSEEAREAVQRDIVPVAARHDQLTWLQTAADATKRRAAVALKFDTGMARLGFNHAEVDMVLETLAHCRDVEPRWLFSHLATADDPDQAEFVREQATRYLIVQARLQSGLTTAGILPRCSLTNSAGLLAYPELAWDRQRPGIALYGANPFHGTELEYLGRDLRPAMRVQAPVLAVHPLAKGASISYGRTFVADRDKTVAVVAAGYADAYSRGLSNKGWMLLRGQRVKVLGRVCMQMTAVDVSHVPGVAPGDMAVLLGPDEGDAITPEELSSWWGTIPYEVFCMLGMNPREYVASSEASQGDLDHARSDTSPSAWG from the coding sequence ATGCCCATTGACTCCAACCTGCTCCGGGTCACCGTGGACCTTGGCGCAATCCAGGATAATTTTCGGCTGTTGCGCTCCCGGGGGACCGGGCTGATCGCCGTGATCAAATCCGATGCCTACGGTCACGGATTGATCCCCGTTGCCAAAGCCTTGGCGGAGAGCGGGGCGGACTGTTTCGCCGTGGGTACGGTGGCCGAGGCGACCCGATTGCGCCCGGAGGTCCGGGGGACCGTGTTCGCCCTGCTGGGTCCCCAGTCCTCCGAAGAGGCCCGCGAGGCGGTGCAACGCGATATCGTGCCGGTAGCCGCGCGACACGACCAGTTGACGTGGCTCCAGACCGCCGCCGACGCGACAAAGCGCCGGGCCGCGGTGGCCCTGAAGTTCGACACGGGTATGGCCAGGCTGGGCTTTAACCATGCGGAGGTGGACATGGTCCTGGAGACCCTGGCCCACTGCCGCGATGTGGAACCTCGGTGGCTGTTCAGCCACCTGGCCACTGCGGACGACCCCGACCAGGCGGAATTCGTCCGGGAACAGGCGACCCGGTACCTGATCGTCCAGGCCCGTCTCCAGTCCGGCCTCACGACCGCTGGAATACTCCCACGCTGCTCCCTGACCAATTCCGCGGGGCTCCTGGCCTATCCTGAACTGGCCTGGGACCGGCAGCGACCGGGCATCGCCCTTTACGGGGCCAACCCATTCCACGGCACTGAATTGGAATATCTGGGCCGAGATCTGCGCCCGGCCATGCGCGTCCAGGCTCCGGTGCTGGCCGTGCATCCCCTGGCCAAGGGGGCGTCCATCTCCTACGGACGGACCTTTGTCGCGGACCGGGACAAGACCGTGGCCGTGGTCGCCGCCGGGTACGCGGACGCCTATTCACGGGGATTGTCGAACAAGGGCTGGATGCTGCTGCGCGGTCAACGGGTCAAAGTCCTCGGCCGGGTGTGCATGCAGATGACCGCCGTAGACGTGTCCCACGTTCCCGGCGTCGCGCCCGGAGACATGGCCGTGCTGCTGGGCCCGGACGAAGGTGACGCGATTACGCCGGAAGAACTGTCCTCCTGGTGGGGGACAATTCCGTATGAAGTCTTCTGCATGCTGGGAATGAATCCGCGGGAATACGTCGCCTCGTCCGAGGCGAGTCAAGGAGACCTCGATCATGCTCGATCGGATACGTCACCATCAGCCTGGGGATGA